One region of Demequina sp. TMPB413 genomic DNA includes:
- a CDS encoding formate/nitrite transporter family protein, translating into MTDQSALFPGKHFISTVIDALDTKSAMSGGLARVYLMRAGMAGVIIGVMYLTYYAVLSAFYQAGGEDWSGIGRMVGGLVFGVALVFIYYSRSELLTSNMMIVSIGGYYRRVTAWRSLRILVLCYGGNFVGGLAVAILVLGSTLGDGAVGTQIDAGVEHKLEFVAGGLAGWSDLFVRAILCNFMINLAILLVYNGLIKDDVTKSFVMIVSVFVFAFVGFEHSVANTVLFSIVGLQGGLNVGAALAQVGIVLLGNFVGGGVLIGLYYAYANDDRKYLRRLTGREGSVGTPPEQP; encoded by the coding sequence ATGACCGATCAGAGCGCGCTGTTCCCTGGCAAACACTTCATCTCCACCGTGATCGACGCGCTCGACACGAAGTCGGCCATGAGCGGTGGCCTGGCGCGCGTGTACCTGATGAGAGCCGGAATGGCTGGCGTCATCATCGGCGTCATGTACCTCACGTACTACGCGGTCTTGAGCGCGTTCTACCAGGCAGGCGGCGAGGACTGGTCGGGCATCGGCCGCATGGTGGGCGGTCTCGTCTTCGGAGTTGCCCTCGTGTTCATCTACTACAGCCGCTCAGAGTTGCTCACGTCCAACATGATGATCGTGTCGATCGGCGGCTACTACCGACGCGTCACCGCCTGGCGGTCACTGCGAATTCTCGTCTTGTGTTACGGGGGCAACTTTGTGGGCGGCCTCGCCGTCGCGATCCTGGTGTTGGGGTCGACGCTGGGCGACGGCGCCGTCGGCACCCAGATCGACGCTGGAGTCGAGCACAAGTTGGAGTTCGTGGCTGGCGGCCTCGCGGGCTGGTCCGACCTCTTTGTGCGCGCCATCCTGTGTAACTTCATGATCAATCTGGCCATCTTGCTGGTCTACAACGGCCTCATCAAGGACGACGTCACCAAGTCATTCGTGATGATCGTGAGCGTGTTTGTGTTCGCGTTTGTCGGCTTCGAGCACTCCGTAGCCAACACAGTGTTGTTCAGCATCGTCGGCCTCCAAGGAGGGCTCAACGTCGGCGCGGCCCTCGCCCAAGTCGGCATCGTCTTGCTGGGAAACTTCGTCGGCGGCGGCGTCTTGATTGGCCTGTACTACGCGTACGCGAACGACGATCGGAAGTACTTGCGCCGACTCACTGGTCGTGAAGGCAGCGTGGGCACTCCGCCCGAGCAACCGTGA
- a CDS encoding LCP family protein, which yields MRRAPGGADGSGAGQQARRPAPRKRHRIRTALLSLVAVFVIALGSLWWWVEGKISHVDALSGAPGTPGQTYLIVGSDSREGWGEDGTVGARTDTIMLVHQPESGPTAMISIPRDTYVEIPGYGASKVNAAFAYGGPQLLVQTVEQLSGLTIDRYIEVGFLGVTGIVDAVGGVELCYDRSVNDPYSTLVWEAGCHQADGATALAFSRMRYEDPLGDIGRTARQQQVVSAVAESVLTPSVVLNPTKLLPVASTGLDSFRVNDGTGALDLVRMARVVNAARSPDAVTGTPPIASLDHRVEGAGSTVLLDPNTIEEFWRTIEVGGYPPGTQVGGI from the coding sequence GTGCGTCGGGCGCCCGGCGGCGCAGACGGGTCGGGCGCCGGCCAGCAGGCTCGCCGCCCAGCGCCGCGCAAGCGCCACCGCATCCGCACGGCGCTGCTGAGCCTCGTAGCGGTCTTCGTGATTGCGCTCGGCTCTCTGTGGTGGTGGGTCGAGGGCAAGATTTCCCATGTGGACGCCCTCAGCGGCGCGCCGGGGACCCCTGGCCAGACCTACTTGATCGTGGGCTCCGACTCGCGCGAGGGTTGGGGAGAAGACGGCACGGTGGGCGCTCGCACCGACACGATAATGCTCGTCCATCAACCCGAGAGCGGGCCGACGGCGATGATCAGTATCCCGCGCGACACCTACGTCGAAATCCCCGGTTACGGGGCGAGCAAGGTCAACGCAGCCTTCGCGTACGGAGGGCCGCAACTGCTCGTGCAGACCGTTGAGCAACTCTCGGGCCTCACGATCGATCGTTACATCGAGGTCGGTTTCCTTGGCGTCACCGGCATTGTCGACGCTGTGGGGGGAGTCGAGCTGTGTTACGACCGCAGCGTCAACGATCCGTACAGCACCTTGGTGTGGGAGGCAGGCTGTCACCAGGCGGACGGTGCGACGGCGCTCGCCTTCTCCCGGATGCGGTACGAAGACCCGCTCGGCGATATCGGGCGCACCGCCCGTCAGCAACAGGTCGTCTCGGCGGTGGCAGAGAGCGTCCTCACCCCGTCCGTGGTGCTCAACCCCACCAAGCTACTTCCCGTGGCGTCGACGGGCCTCGACTCCTTCAGGGTCAACGACGGCACGGGTGCGCTCGATTTGGTCAGGATGGCGAGGGTGGTCAACGCGGCCAGAAGCCCTGACGCCGTGACGGGCACGCCGCCGATCGCGAGTCTCGACCATCGGGTGGAAGGTGCTGGCTCGACGGTGTTGCTCGACCCCAACACGATCGAGGAGTTCTGGCGCACCATCGAGGTAGGCGGCTATCCGCCCGGCACCCAGGTGGGCGGGATCTAG
- a CDS encoding oxygenase MpaB family protein: protein MSSNPLTRTRARVGEALFARVAGKDGHAARERVHGTPGPRWFPQGSAIRRVHGDASMWVGGLRALLLQALHPLAMAGVAGHSGYRGDPWGRLERTSTFIAMTTFGAADDAEAMIERVRTIHDRVRGKAPDGRPYHASDPHLLRWVHVAEADSFLSAHQRYGAKPLTPERADEYLAQAARVASALGATDVPTTVAGLADCLESYRPELKATPAALDTTRFLLHEPPLPAAAKVPYSLMAAGAVALLPAWARTELQVGGGANSVVGPVGGALATRAIRWGLSASLPDYPTL, encoded by the coding sequence ATGAGTTCAAACCCCCTCACGAGAACCCGCGCGCGAGTGGGCGAGGCCTTGTTCGCCAGGGTGGCCGGCAAGGACGGCCATGCCGCGCGGGAACGCGTCCACGGCACTCCGGGGCCTCGGTGGTTTCCGCAGGGCAGCGCCATTCGGCGCGTCCACGGCGACGCTTCCATGTGGGTGGGCGGCTTGAGGGCCTTGCTGTTGCAGGCCCTCCACCCGCTCGCCATGGCCGGCGTTGCCGGACACTCGGGCTACAGAGGCGATCCGTGGGGCCGCCTCGAGCGGACCTCGACCTTCATCGCGATGACGACGTTCGGCGCTGCCGACGACGCGGAGGCGATGATCGAGCGCGTGCGGACCATTCACGACAGGGTACGTGGCAAGGCGCCAGACGGCAGGCCGTATCACGCGAGCGACCCTCACTTGCTGAGGTGGGTCCACGTGGCCGAGGCCGACTCATTCCTGTCGGCTCACCAACGCTACGGTGCAAAGCCCTTGACCCCAGAGCGCGCCGACGAGTACCTGGCGCAGGCGGCGCGGGTCGCCAGCGCCCTTGGCGCCACCGACGTGCCCACGACCGTCGCTGGTCTCGCCGATTGCCTCGAGTCGTATCGGCCGGAACTCAAGGCCACGCCCGCGGCGCTCGACACGACCCGCTTTCTGCTCCACGAGCCGCCGTTGCCAGCCGCGGCAAAGGTGCCCTACTCGCTCATGGCGGCGGGCGCCGTTGCTCTGCTCCCGGCCTGGGCGCGAACTGAACTGCAGGTGGGCGGTGGCGCCAACAGCGTCGTCGGCCCTGTGGGGGGCGCCCTCGCGACACGCGCAATTCGCTGGGGCCTGAGCGCCTCTCTGCCCGATTACCCCACCTTGTGA
- a CDS encoding glycogen/starch/alpha-glucan phosphorylase encodes MNANNPPVSGRIYTVESFTHEFLRELNFGQGVDLDRASVNDKYLALSRTVRHYLTTQWLETLRNQYRDQAKVVAYLSAEFLLGPQLENSMLAADLEEIASQALANLGVSLDELRSAEIEPGLGNGGLGRLAACFIDSLATLDVPSIGYGIRYEYGIFRQTFEDGKQVERADHWLRLGSPWEIPHPENSVEVGFGGSTGPADGGPDGARTWTPDWRVTAVPYNYMVPGYRNGRVNTLRLWSARATREFDLQTFNSGDYVEAVRARTFAENISKVLYPEDSTPQGKELRLQQQYFFVAASIRDFLENVLPEDFDLKRLPDRITWQLNDTHPVIAVPEMMRMLIDERGWEWADAWAVCQKIFAYTCHTLLPEALEVWPVDLLGKLLPRHLEIIYRINEEFLEEVEDRYPDDILRMRRMSIIAEQPVRAIRMAHLATVAGFKVNGVAELHSELLAEKVLHDFAQLWPEKFTNVTNGVTPRRFVRLSNPRLSSLITEAIGDGWITDLERLRELEPLADDAEFRLRFREVKAANKQHFADVLAARDGIEIAGDAMVDAMVKRLHEYKRQSLKLLHIVSLYEGIRSGRVPLDSVTPRTFVFGAKAAPGYVRAKETIELINAVGRTINADASLKGRLKVAFPANYNVTLAEKLIPASDLSEQISLAGKEASGTGNMKFALNGALTVGTDDGANVEIRKLVGDDNFFLFGMDEPAAAALQASGYDPGTYYESDPELKAALDLIASGLFTNGDKGGAVASIFASLTERDRFMALADFRSYMDAQSRVEAAYLDHEAWSRSAVLNVARTGYFSSDRSIQDYLDRIWGARPIRQTS; translated from the coding sequence GTGAACGCCAATAATCCCCCCGTCTCCGGCCGCATCTACACCGTGGAGAGTTTCACCCACGAGTTTCTTCGTGAGCTCAACTTCGGCCAAGGCGTCGACCTCGATCGCGCTTCGGTCAACGACAAGTACTTGGCTCTCTCGCGAACGGTTCGCCACTACCTGACCACGCAGTGGCTCGAGACCCTGCGGAACCAGTACCGCGATCAAGCCAAGGTGGTCGCGTACCTGTCCGCCGAGTTCCTCCTGGGACCGCAACTTGAGAACAGCATGTTGGCGGCCGACCTCGAGGAGATTGCGTCGCAGGCGCTCGCAAACCTGGGCGTCAGCCTCGACGAATTGCGAAGCGCAGAGATCGAGCCCGGTCTCGGCAATGGCGGGCTGGGGCGACTCGCGGCGTGCTTCATCGACTCACTCGCGACCCTTGACGTTCCCTCGATTGGCTACGGCATTCGCTACGAGTACGGCATCTTCCGCCAGACCTTTGAAGACGGCAAGCAAGTAGAACGGGCCGACCACTGGCTGCGGTTGGGGTCGCCGTGGGAGATCCCTCACCCGGAAAACTCCGTCGAGGTGGGCTTTGGCGGTAGCACGGGCCCGGCCGACGGCGGTCCCGACGGCGCGCGGACGTGGACGCCTGATTGGCGCGTCACTGCGGTGCCGTACAACTACATGGTGCCTGGCTATCGCAACGGCCGCGTCAACACGCTGCGCCTGTGGTCCGCTCGCGCTACCAGGGAGTTCGATCTCCAGACCTTCAACTCGGGCGACTACGTCGAGGCGGTGCGCGCCCGCACGTTTGCCGAGAACATCTCCAAGGTGCTGTACCCGGAAGACTCCACGCCTCAAGGTAAGGAACTGCGCCTCCAGCAGCAGTACTTCTTTGTCGCCGCCTCCATTCGCGACTTCCTGGAAAACGTCCTCCCGGAAGACTTCGACCTGAAGCGTTTGCCGGACCGCATCACCTGGCAGCTCAACGACACTCACCCCGTTATTGCGGTGCCAGAGATGATGCGCATGCTGATCGATGAGCGCGGCTGGGAATGGGCCGACGCCTGGGCCGTCTGCCAGAAGATCTTCGCCTACACGTGCCACACCCTCTTGCCCGAGGCGCTCGAAGTGTGGCCAGTGGATCTCTTGGGCAAGCTACTGCCCCGCCACTTGGAGATCATCTACCGCATCAACGAGGAGTTCCTGGAAGAGGTCGAAGATCGCTACCCAGACGACATCCTGCGCATGCGCCGCATGTCGATCATCGCTGAACAGCCAGTGCGCGCCATACGCATGGCCCACTTGGCCACCGTCGCGGGGTTCAAGGTCAACGGCGTCGCCGAGCTCCACTCTGAACTCCTGGCGGAAAAGGTGCTCCACGACTTCGCTCAACTGTGGCCGGAGAAGTTCACGAACGTGACCAACGGGGTGACCCCTCGCCGCTTTGTGCGACTGTCGAACCCGCGCCTGTCTTCGCTCATCACCGAGGCGATCGGCGACGGCTGGATCACCGACCTTGAGCGGCTGCGTGAGTTGGAGCCGCTCGCTGACGATGCGGAGTTCAGGCTCCGCTTCCGCGAGGTGAAGGCCGCCAACAAGCAGCACTTCGCCGACGTGCTCGCCGCAAGGGATGGCATTGAGATTGCGGGAGACGCCATGGTGGACGCGATGGTGAAGCGCCTGCACGAATACAAGCGTCAGAGCCTCAAGCTCCTTCACATCGTGTCGCTTTACGAGGGCATTCGCTCCGGTCGCGTTCCGCTCGACAGCGTCACCCCGCGCACCTTCGTGTTCGGCGCGAAGGCAGCACCTGGTTACGTGCGCGCCAAAGAGACGATCGAGCTCATCAATGCGGTGGGTCGCACCATCAACGCCGACGCCTCGCTCAAGGGCCGTCTCAAGGTAGCCTTCCCTGCCAATTACAACGTGACTCTTGCCGAGAAGCTGATTCCTGCCTCTGATCTCTCTGAGCAGATCTCCTTGGCTGGCAAGGAGGCCTCGGGTACGGGCAACATGAAGTTCGCCCTCAACGGCGCGCTCACCGTGGGAACCGATGACGGCGCCAACGTCGAGATTCGCAAGCTCGTCGGCGATGACAACTTCTTCTTGTTCGGCATGGACGAGCCTGCAGCGGCGGCGTTGCAGGCGAGCGGGTACGACCCTGGCACCTACTACGAGTCCGACCCAGAGCTCAAGGCCGCACTCGACCTCATCGCGTCGGGGCTGTTCACGAACGGTGACAAGGGCGGCGCCGTCGCGTCGATCTTCGCCTCGCTCACCGAGCGCGACCGGTTCATGGCCCTAGCCGACTTCCGTTCGTACATGGACGCCCAGTCGCGTGTGGAGGCCGCATACCTCGACCACGAGGCGTGGAGCCGCTCGGCCGTCCTGAACGTCGCCCGCACCGGTTACTTCAGTTCCGACCGATCGATCCAGGACTACCTGGATCGCATTTGGGGCGCACGGCCCATTCGCCAGACGTCCTAG
- a CDS encoding GNAT family N-acetyltransferase encodes MDFSVTSVLENPLVRLEPLALHHHDDLCAAVSVGDLWTTWYASVPSPDQMKQEIERRLTLQKNGEMAPWAIVARSTGRPVGMTTFMNLDPTHRRLEIGSTWLGKEAQRTGVNPAAKLLLLSRAFDDLGCIAVELRTHWHNHASRAAIARLGAKQDGVLRNHMVWKDGTVRDTVVFSILDCEWATVRRGLESRLS; translated from the coding sequence ATGGATTTCTCCGTCACCTCTGTCCTTGAGAACCCGCTGGTGCGCCTCGAGCCGCTCGCGCTGCACCACCACGACGACTTGTGCGCGGCCGTGAGCGTGGGCGACCTCTGGACTACCTGGTACGCGAGCGTGCCGTCGCCGGACCAGATGAAACAGGAGATCGAAAGGCGACTGACGCTGCAGAAGAACGGCGAGATGGCGCCGTGGGCGATAGTTGCCCGCTCCACGGGACGCCCGGTGGGCATGACCACGTTCATGAACCTGGATCCCACGCATCGCCGCCTCGAGATCGGCAGCACGTGGCTCGGCAAGGAAGCCCAACGAACGGGGGTCAACCCAGCGGCCAAGTTGCTCCTGCTGAGCAGGGCCTTTGACGACCTCGGTTGCATCGCGGTCGAGCTGCGCACCCACTGGCACAACCACGCGTCACGTGCCGCTATTGCGCGCCTCGGCGCGAAGCAGGATGGAGTCCTGCGCAACCACATGGTCTGGAAGGACGGAACGGTGCGCGACACCGTCGTCTTCTCGATCCTTGACTGCGAATGGGCCACCGTGCGGAGGGGACTTGAGTCACGGCTTAGCTAG